From the Dermacentor variabilis isolate Ectoservices chromosome 5, ASM5094787v1, whole genome shotgun sequence genome, the window GTTAGGAAGCCGCGGCAGGCACGTCCAGCGTACGCAAAAACACAAGAGGCGTGCGAATAGGCCATAGATGGCATCGTCGGCCGCACACGCACGAAACGGTCTTCGCGGTCGAAACTTCACCAGCGGTGACAGGCCGGTCGTCTCGGCTACGCCTCGGAGTCCTCCGGCACGCATTCGCCGTCCTCTTCGCCGCGCAGGTCGATGGCGAACTTCTTGGTGTACAGCTCGCGGGTCCTGGTGCTCTTGACCATCTTGCTGAACTCGCGGAAGGCGGCGGCCAGCGTGAGCGTGAGCCGCTTGGCCACCGCCTTGCTCTCGCACACGAACGCGTGGCACCGGAACGGGTGCtcgtgcagctgctgcagcgaCGCGGACGCCGACTCGCGCACCACAATCATGGCCACCACCTTGCTGTAGCTAACGTCCTGGACGCCGTACGAGATGCACTCTATGGGGTACACGCACGACACGGGAGCCCCGCCGACGCCGTTCACTCCCACCGAGGCCGGGTACGGCGAAGGCTTGAGCCGGTTGTTGGCACTCCCTCTCGGCACTCCTGCAGCCCCGGCGCCGAGCTCGACGAGCGTCACGCCTTTCTCGGACACCTCGAGCTTGACCATGGGCATGTGCGCGCTCGTGAGCTTGCCGCTCTTGGCGGCAGCCACGAGGTCGTCGACGGCTCGCCGCGTGTGCTTCAGTCCCCACAGTCCGGTCGCGTCCTGCACGCCCAGGTACTTGACCACGAAGCAGCCGGGCAGGCTCACCTCGTCGTTCGGGAAGCCCTCCATGGTGACCGCT encodes:
- the LOC142583030 gene encoding uncharacterized protein LOC142583030 is translated as MEGFPNDEVSLPGCFVVKYLGVQDATGLWGLKHTRRAVDDLVAAAKSGKLTSAHMPMVKLEVSEKGVTLVELGAGAAGVPRGSANNRLKPSPYPASVGVNGVGGAPVSCVYPIECISYGVQDVSYSKVVAMIVVRESASASLQQLHEHPFRCHAFVCESKAVAKRLTLTLAAAFREFSKMVKSTRTRELYTKKFAIDLRGEEDGECVPEDSEA